Proteins encoded together in one Oscillospiraceae bacterium window:
- a CDS encoding permease — protein sequence MTLLNGIISISNIYTLLFVIFTVLLFGYLLGRITIKGISLGDAGVFIVALIFGALFFKVNESGDLLFLASAKPYDFSSGLTIVESFGLILFVTSVGFIAGPKFFGNFKLNFKSYVLLGVIIILAGGLSAVLCIYLGEVFGYGATIESQDGFVAMIVGLLSGSLTSTPAFSAAKATVSPEFTGLVSVGHGIAYIFGVVGVVLFVQIVPKLLKANMDEERAKLVIKAETNEKKSMLKLFEIDHMGFAGFSLAAILGTVLGQIKIPLSSAGLSGTCFSLTTTGGCLLMSLVLGHFGRIGRISIMPSQSTLKLFRELGLVLFLVGAGIPGGAEFIANFDPMYFVYGIIMTIFPLIIGFIFAKYVLKLSLLNNLGSITGGMTSTPALGTLIGVAGTEDVASAYAATYPIALIAVVLVSQFIIILF from the coding sequence ATGACTTTATTAAATGGAATTATATCAATCAGTAATATTTATACATTACTTTTTGTGATTTTTACAGTTCTTCTTTTTGGTTATCTTCTTGGAAGAATAACTATTAAAGGAATATCACTGGGAGATGCAGGCGTATTTATTGTTGCATTAATATTCGGAGCACTTTTCTTTAAAGTTAACGAATCGGGCGATCTTTTGTTTTTAGCGTCAGCTAAACCGTACGATTTTTCTTCAGGTCTTACAATAGTTGAAAGTTTTGGACTTATACTTTTTGTAACATCAGTTGGATTTATCGCAGGTCCTAAATTTTTCGGTAATTTTAAACTGAACTTTAAATCTTATGTTCTTTTAGGTGTGATAATTATTCTTGCAGGTGGACTTTCTGCAGTTTTATGTATTTATTTAGGAGAAGTATTCGGATATGGTGCAACTATTGAAAGTCAGGATGGCTTTGTTGCTATGATTGTTGGTTTACTTTCAGGTTCGCTTACATCTACACCTGCGTTTTCAGCGGCAAAAGCAACAGTTAGCCCTGAATTTACAGGTCTTGTTTCAGTAGGTCACGGTATTGCTTACATATTCGGTGTTGTTGGTGTTGTTCTATTTGTACAGATTGTACCAAAATTACTAAAAGCCAATATGGATGAAGAACGTGCAAAATTAGTTATAAAAGCAGAAACTAATGAAAAGAAATCTATGCTAAAATTATTTGAAATTGACCATATGGGTTTTGCGGGATTTTCACTTGCTGCAATTTTAGGAACAGTTCTCGGGCAGATTAAAATCCCACTTTCTTCTGCAGGTCTTAGTGGTACTTGTTTCTCGCTTACCACAACAGGCGGATGCCTTCTTATGAGTCTTGTTTTAGGACATTTTGGCAGAATAGGACGTATAAGTATTATGCCTTCTCAGAGTACACTTAAACTTTTCAGAGAATTAGGACTTGTTCTTTTCTTAGTTGGAGCTGGTATTCCTGGCGGTGCAGAATTTATAGCAAACTTTGACCCAATGTACTTTGTTTACGGAATAATTATGACAATATTCCCACTTATAATTGGTTTTATATTTGCAAAATATGTATTAAAACTTAGCCTTCTTAATAATCTTGGCTCTATCACAGGTGGTATGACAAGTACTCCTGCACTTGGTACTCTTATCGGTGTTGCAGGAACAGAAGATGTTGCATCAGCATATGCAGCGACATATCCGATTGCACTTATTGCCGTAGTTTTAGTTTCTCAGTTTATTATTATTTTGTTCTAG
- the ychF gene encoding redox-regulated ATPase YchF — protein sequence MKLGIVGLPNVGKSTLFNAITKAGAESANYPFCTIDPNVGIVTVPDERLDVLTKMYNSKKTVPATIEFVDIAGLVKGASKGEGLGNKFLSHIREVDAIIHVVRCFEDANIVHVEGSIDPKRDIDTINIELMLSDLDIIEKRIDRTRKMLKGDKKYQAELDTLLKVKEALENETCVRLLDLSDEEKEMLKEVALITAKPVIYATNVSEDDFIEGIENNNFVKQVEEIASKENSLVLPISAKIESEIAELDEDEKKEFLSELGISESGLDRLIKASYKLLGLMSYLTAGEPEVRAWTIKIGTKAPQAAGKIHSDFERGFIRAEVISYSDLIECGSMTAAKEKGLVRSEGKEYVFQDGDVVLFRFNV from the coding sequence ATGAAACTCGGTATAGTTGGTTTGCCAAATGTTGGTAAAAGCACACTGTTTAACGCAATAACAAAAGCAGGTGCCGAATCGGCAAACTATCCGTTTTGTACCATTGACCCTAATGTTGGAATAGTTACTGTTCCTGACGAGAGGCTTGATGTGCTTACCAAAATGTATAATTCTAAAAAAACCGTTCCCGCAACAATTGAATTCGTTGATATAGCAGGACTTGTAAAAGGTGCTTCCAAAGGCGAAGGTTTAGGAAATAAATTTTTATCTCACATAAGAGAAGTTGACGCTATTATTCACGTTGTAAGATGTTTTGAAGATGCAAACATTGTTCATGTTGAAGGAAGTATTGACCCTAAAAGAGATATTGATACAATAAATATTGAACTTATGCTTTCTGACCTTGATATTATAGAAAAAAGAATTGACAGAACAAGAAAGATGTTAAAAGGTGATAAAAAATATCAGGCGGAACTTGATACTCTCTTAAAAGTCAAAGAAGCACTTGAAAATGAAACTTGTGTAAGATTGCTTGATTTATCCGATGAAGAAAAGGAAATGTTAAAAGAAGTTGCACTTATTACTGCAAAACCTGTTATATATGCAACAAATGTTTCGGAAGATGATTTTATAGAAGGTATTGAAAATAACAACTTTGTTAAACAAGTGGAAGAAATTGCAAGTAAAGAAAATTCATTAGTTTTGCCTATTTCTGCAAAAATAGAATCAGAGATTGCAGAACTTGACGAAGATGAAAAGAAGGAATTTTTATCAGAACTTGGAATTTCAGAGTCAGGTCTTGACAGACTTATTAAAGCAAGTTATAAACTTTTAGGCCTTATGAGTTATTTAACTGCGGGAGAACCTGAGGTAAGAGCATGGACTATTAAAATCGGCACAAAAGCGCCCCAGGCGGCAGGTAAAATTCACTCTGACTTTGAAAGAGGTTTTATCCGTGCAGAAGTTATCTCCTACTCTGACTTAATTGAATGTGGAAGTATGACTGCCGCTAAAGAAAAAGGCTTAGTACGTTCTGAAGGAAAAGAATATGTTTTCCAGGATGGAGATGTTGTTTTATTCAGATTTAATGTGTAG
- a CDS encoding MBL fold metallo-hydrolase encodes MFCSFLIVYLQYKLLSNEVMLMMNNIIETNAQQTEKGFFLETTEHYITIETTVDSNDYYQINIGYSHEDWEAFLSVTVTYPDGEETKFIHGIPHGKNEALFPLYLKKGKNILSFQHNYCLGTYISFVKNIGKVEKLNYEISPKKDLLFISKKKTLKTFLKNYKQPLVKIETSEGKNIPFQTKETSSSNALRNDMIDVFPDINTIYKLGNGTHTLNFFLANGEVLKQEIEIQNTVPETKLQIINFNVGSANSTLIFLPNGKKLLIDSGTETAAREKLLPWFKKNSITLDYYLLTHFHDDHDGCKDEIIEKNNISIPDPEKANELLKSNKEMRYNYLKKFSYLNSTMLCCYDELHKIWDLGDVKIDILNSRFDENGDSVEIYNYPFIKNNEHNYENATSVSFMLDYNGYRYYHGADNYAYAQERYMYDMIKAKRTKELNCHWFYANHHFICDISPVFINTLNPAVVYVPNGFIYHRTLYIEYYKKCVENYYFESKRLENTLFSNETGNAKISVNSADNWFYEILQDEDI; translated from the coding sequence ATGTTTTGCAGTTTTTTAATAGTATACTTGCAATACAAATTACTATCAAATGAGGTGATGCTTATGATGAATAATATTATTGAAACAAACGCCCAACAGACTGAAAAAGGATTTTTTTTAGAAACAACCGAGCATTATATTACTATAGAAACAACAGTTGATTCTAATGATTATTATCAAATTAATATAGGATATTCCCATGAGGATTGGGAAGCATTCCTTAGTGTTACTGTAACATATCCTGACGGAGAGGAAACAAAGTTCATTCATGGAATTCCTCATGGCAAAAACGAAGCATTGTTCCCTCTTTACCTAAAAAAAGGAAAAAACATACTTAGCTTTCAACATAATTATTGTCTTGGAACCTACATATCTTTTGTAAAGAATATAGGCAAAGTTGAAAAGTTAAACTACGAAATATCCCCAAAAAAAGATTTACTTTTCATAAGCAAAAAAAAGACATTAAAAACATTTTTGAAAAACTATAAGCAACCACTTGTTAAAATTGAAACTTCAGAAGGAAAAAATATACCTTTTCAGACAAAGGAAACATCCTCTTCAAACGCACTGCGAAATGATATGATTGATGTCTTTCCCGATATTAACACAATTTATAAACTTGGCAATGGAACGCATACACTGAATTTTTTCTTAGCAAATGGTGAAGTTTTAAAACAAGAAATTGAAATACAAAATACCGTACCTGAAACAAAACTTCAAATAATAAACTTTAATGTTGGCAGTGCTAACTCTACCTTAATTTTTCTGCCAAATGGAAAAAAACTACTTATTGATTCAGGTACAGAAACTGCTGCAAGAGAAAAACTTCTTCCATGGTTTAAGAAGAATTCAATTACGCTGGACTATTATTTACTGACACATTTTCACGATGACCATGATGGATGTAAGGATGAGATAATAGAAAAGAATAATATATCAATACCTGATCCCGAAAAAGCAAACGAACTTCTCAAATCCAATAAAGAAATGCGTTATAACTATTTAAAAAAATTCAGTTATCTTAATTCAACTATGCTTTGCTGTTATGATGAACTTCACAAAATATGGGATTTAGGTGATGTAAAGATAGATATATTAAACAGTCGCTTTGATGAGAACGGAGATAGTGTAGAAATATATAACTATCCTTTTATTAAAAATAATGAACATAACTACGAAAATGCCACATCTGTTTCCTTTATGCTTGATTATAACGGGTATCGCTATTACCACGGTGCCGATAACTATGCATATGCACAGGAAAGATATATGTATGATATGATAAAAGCCAAAAGAACTAAAGAACTTAATTGTCATTGGTTTTATGCTAATCATCATTTTATATGCGATATAAGTCCCGTTTTTATAAACACCTTAAATCCTGCTGTTGTATATGTTCCAAATGGCTTTATTTATCACAGAACCTTATACATTGAGTACTACAAAAAATGTGTAGAAAACTATTATTTTGAAAGTAAGCGACTTGAAAATACACTTTTCTCAAACGAAACCGGAAATGCAAAAATCTCTGTAAACAGTGCTGACAACTGGTTTTATGAAATATTACAGGATGAGGATATATAA
- a CDS encoding GGGtGRT protein yields the protein MPLFEGYERRIDKINVVLKKYGFEKIEDAVKLCNDKGIDVLKLVKDIQPICFENACYAYALGAAIAIKKDCKVAADAAEAIGEGLQAFCIPGSVAEQRKVGLGHGNLAAMLLREETKCFAFVAGHESFAAAEGAIGIARSANKVRKEPLRVILNGLGKDAAQIISRINGFTYVKTKYDYATGELQIVEKIPYSNGDKSKVNCYGADDVREGVAILHHEDAGVGITGNSTNPTRFQHPVMGTYKKERIEMGKNFFSVASGGGTGRTLHPDNMAAGPASYGLTDTMGRMHSDAQFAGSSSVPAHVEMMGLIGMGNNPMVGASVAVAVAVEEALK from the coding sequence ATGCCATTATTTGAAGGATATGAAAGAAGAATAGATAAAATAAATGTTGTACTTAAAAAGTACGGATTTGAAAAAATTGAAGATGCTGTTAAATTATGTAATGACAAAGGCATCGATGTATTAAAATTAGTTAAAGATATTCAGCCAATCTGCTTTGAAAATGCATGTTACGCTTACGCTCTTGGTGCTGCTATTGCTATCAAAAAAGATTGTAAAGTTGCTGCTGATGCTGCTGAAGCAATCGGCGAAGGTTTACAGGCATTCTGTATCCCTGGTTCAGTTGCTGAACAAAGAAAAGTTGGTTTAGGACATGGTAATCTTGCTGCTATGTTACTTCGTGAAGAAACAAAATGTTTCGCATTCGTTGCAGGTCACGAATCTTTTGCTGCTGCTGAAGGTGCTATCGGTATCGCAAGATCAGCAAACAAAGTAAGAAAAGAACCATTAAGAGTTATCTTAAATGGTTTAGGTAAAGATGCTGCTCAAATCATTTCAAGAATTAACGGATTCACATACGTTAAAACAAAATATGATTATGCTACAGGCGAACTTCAGATAGTTGAAAAAATCCCATACTCTAACGGCGATAAATCAAAAGTTAACTGCTATGGGGCTGACGATGTAAGAGAAGGTGTTGCAATACTTCATCATGAAGATGCAGGCGTTGGTATTACAGGTAACTCTACCAACCCAACAAGATTCCAGCACCCTGTTATGGGAACATATAAAAAAGAAAGAATTGAAATGGGTAAAAACTTCTTCTCTGTTGCATCAGGCGGCGGTACAGGAAGAACACTTCACCCAGATAATATGGCTGCAGGCCCTGCTTCTTACGGTTTAACCGATACAATGGGAAGAATGCACTCTGACGCTCAGTTTGCAGGTTCATCTTCAGTTCCTGCTCACGTAGAAATGATGGGACTAATCGGTATGGGTAACAACCCAATGGTTGGTGCATCAGTTGCAGTTGCAGTTGCTGTTGAGGAAGCATTAAAGTAA